One segment of Balaenoptera ricei isolate mBalRic1 chromosome 8, mBalRic1.hap2, whole genome shotgun sequence DNA contains the following:
- the EXPH5 gene encoding exophilin-5 isoform X2, with the protein MLKQPVTYRLRKGMAENDPMELQTSRSKNIPNQRNPTSVPSRLSFGSSFASLFSFRKSRKETLKLQPLGEKGCDDHIPPVSVRGTALQSKIYNSPLENQPIDSAFVPKPAGMREGSSMPPWDVSLIEDEFFQVLDDLDGKLAQEQSPSSSNSRTPLNYGSRTQFSRFYSSGNKHRNITARHKNCCNETSNMSIYDILRPGTPKEGFKTFSPRTRTICDMYKTREPRVLKEDNVQKNIFGCTSLYFDSRQRSASPATGYFTARSLPFSATTQNNTGFIPPSHQQSPKRTPLSSIIWNRSDSSRDRQNQEEFLRTPSPMEVDPADQYMYPRCFQEDRRYEFYHSQSVSQSVDLNAPMNNAMSPDPFENSENMPFYHEDNPFPRSFLSNTFGWSREQRFGQSPFWGQQEEHSSWSDFHQNRKPFTSSDRDFEMISTEANSAFLSGHGHSVPSQHWGPFSPRYRTNISRNQEKPHPSQFDSQASTLESMEVSQVNRNQSTHFSAPHVCSMSGSSYHIKSGGLECLQDSSPMELHINREPYPFGIAQTLASSFKTTFPQIPDDRGNPQSPSFQNPTVTLQKIKPASLPNRNYTEITGTNSDSVDSPSLTESQPNILVTEVNNEKDLNGTVLEKDKQLNKIDQTNMTGEIPQLVSQTVISNPLPDFQNLLSQDSAKSNRFVFNASMTISSKSLPGVISRRDISKIHKANELKKDKSYTGNRKLGSATSLPFIQESRTTSPFLSPNEGCHQELTERNKDISSIIKNNHGSPERTDNQNVQSPEKPAVLDTKEEQCTTTYSTNCSKPPADHNMPCDSLDLSSGTLPDSSPSNDSCLDALVIPSPTGFSWKCPSSKDLSLGEREEKDNDCKNQNSQFSLSHSENQKSNVYCMRVHNEVGDVVKCHSHPPFRDGKGKGKIRRRISYTEKLSKTESRSIPTSDSSNLIEGTESNSKPPELHTIYCTLPRKSASFLINNRKSESKIMPSSFRNEPLAFQIKNDVEDPVGKYTSNKFSPSSCESESKCSRVVSDSVSVPPEATEGMTNMTNIGSASVRKGPLQVLIKRAVSCPSGVPYASTGRDEREEGLVSGTDASTITVKPWERLINPLGSDSSVRECSLSNRHHQKEYFQECTEKNGRISASRTGMFSHPNEHPLPFSADLSGKESGKTLHKFKTTSMFSVSGDEDNVKCLEVISIYYTLPRKHSKKFCNLLQKYTQNIDSLTESTKVGTKTSPNALEKDKVNCSTQEQSGTPSSKDLKMQVSSAQENSHLSHTTENMTGLQLPSFGSSEPTLQEVASIEADVSLHKGEPKSREISPHNLAKTPLCDSQSEKEKGKKLRSETLYTSPMLQEKKVTREKSENCQQSIKSGNSDFSNLPANSEENVENSQIIRSSGECTSSAIAITATGSLQKDITGIAIDDSSNGLQPGEVRGEIRKDFPKNPDKPLSDSESQVFALTPALHKLQLDEKTCSSEQDLDSLQSEPRELPQRSQEVNMTESKAKDEMQELAWNQPSLPEGSNKSKKSLDDLEKGKNRSSVKHRLAVMSKASRKFPAEDLYPRRHVTIFPQSGNSSGFSTLSLGTPECNPHSPVPTLKSTESTDESRLSNDGVNVEKSEDPLQVTAVTNRETSTHLSNQKSNNISQPYQNEFKKISESQLKYENSKDVTVAQILERESEALAQPSLISLREADFPDHRRGLNPPFQLEPAEKSTVSMPLASFQQQQRSASSLEWEPEPHPYCLKSLKSINVHRALLQKSHPPKVRERHFSESTSIDNALSQRTLGNEFSNNSGYSRRFKSFSELPSCDENESWALYNSRPKMGPRSATSISRPIDYGIFGKEQQLAFLANVKRSLTQGRLWKPSFLKNPGFLKDDVVNTANPTESSSSNSPSNQMPEGGLSLSAPLNIYEDDPVDSDCDTDTTTDDEYYLDENDKESEL; encoded by the exons GAGGATGAGTTTTTCCAAG TTTTAGATGATTTGGATGGAAAACTGGCTCAGGAACAGTCTCCAAGCTCATCGAATTCCAGAACACCTCTCAACTATGGATCAAGAACACAGTTCAGTCGTTTTTACTCCAGTGGGAATAAACACCGTAATATCACAGCAAGGCACAAAAATTGCTGTAATGAAACTTCTAATATGTCTATCTATGACATCTTAAGACCAGGGACCCCTAAGGAAGGTTTTAAAACCTTTTCTCCTAGAACAAGGACAATCTGTGATATGTACAAGACACGGGAACCCAGAGTCTTAAAAGAAGATAATGTGCAAAAGAATATTTTTGGTTGTACTTCTCTGTATTTTGACAGCAGACAACGATCAGCCTCACCAGCTACAGGGTATTTCACAGCAAGAAGCTTACCTTTTTCAGCCACAACTCAGAACAATACTGGATTTATACCACCAAGCCACCAACAGAGCCCAAAAAGAACTCCTTTATCATCTATCATATGGAATAGATCAGATTCCTCTAGAGATAGGCAGAACCAGGAAGAGTTCCTGAGGACACCATCACCAATGGAAGTTGACCCTGCTGACCAGTATATGTATCCCAGGTGTTTTCAGGAGGATAGGAGATATGAATTTTACCATTCACAGAGTGTTTCCCAAAGTGTTGATTTAAATGCCCCCATGAATAATGCAATGAGTCCTGACCCATTTGAGAACTCAGAGAATATGCCGTTCTACCATGAAGATAACCCATTTCCTAGGTCTTTCCTTAGCAATACCTTTGGATGGAGCAGGGAACAGAGATTTGGACAAAGTCCTTTTTGGGGCCAACAGGAAGAACATTCTTCCTGGTCTGACTTTCATCAAAACAGGAAACCATTCACTTCTTCTGACAGAGATTTTGAAATGATCTCCACTGAAGCAAATAGTGCATTTTTATCTGGTCATGGTCATAGTGTTCCTTCTCAACACTGGGGACCATTTTCTCCTAGGTACAGAACAAATATTTCCAGAAACCAAGAGAAGCCACATCCCTCACAGTTTGATTCTCAGGCATCCACACTGGAGAGCATGGAGGTGTCACAAGTTAATAGGAACCAGTCTACTCATTTCAGCGCACCACATGTTTGCTCCATGTCTGGTTCAAGCTATCACATCAAATCTGGTGGGTTAGAATGTCTACAGGACAGTTCTCCTATGGAACTACATATAAACAGAGAACCTTACCCATTTGGAATTGCTCAAACTCTAGCATCCTCATTCAAAACTACCTTCCCACAGATTCCTGATGACAGAGGGAATCCTCAGAGTCCCAGCTTTCAGAATCCCACAGTCACTTTGCAGAAAATTAAGCCTGCTTCTCTTCCAAACAGAAACTATACAGAAATCACTGGGACCAACAGTGATTCAGTTGATTCTCCATCTCTGACTGAAAGCCAACCCAATATCTTGGTCACAGAAGTGAATAATGAGAAAGACTTGAATGGAACTGTTttggaaaaagacaaacaactaaACAAGATAGACCAGACAAACATGACAGGTGAAATACCCCAACTTGTTTCACAGACTGTAATTTCTAACCCTTTACCTGATTTTCAAAACCTCCTCTCCCAGGACTCAGCCAAGAGCAAcagatttgtttttaatgcaTCTATGACAATAAGTTCAAAAAGTTTGCCTGGAGTCATTTCCAGGAGAGATATCTCCAAAATTCATAAAGCCAATGAACTAAAAAAAGATAAGAGTTATACTGGGAACAGAAAACTTGGCTCAGCAACTTCCCTTCCTTTCATTCAGGAAAGCAGAACAACATCACCTTTTCTCAGCCCAAATGAAGGTTGTCACCAGGAattaacagaaagaaataaagatatttcaagcattattaaaaataaccacGGGAGTCCTGAACGTACTGATAATCAAAATGTACAGTCTCCAGAAAAGCCTGCTGTTTTAGATACCAAGGAAGAACAATGTACCACAACTTATTCTACCAACTGTAGCAAGCCACCTGCCGACCACAATATGCCATGTGATTCTTTAGATCTGTCATCAGGTACACTACCAGATTCCTCACCATCAAATGATTCTTGCCTTGATGCTCTGGTGATTCCTTCTCCTACAGGGTTCTCCTGGAAATGTCCTTCAAGCAAAGATCTGTCtctgggagaaagagaagaaaaagacaatgaTTGCAAGAACCAAAATAGTCAATTTTCCCTAAGCCACTCAGAAAACCAAAAGAGTAATGTTTATTGTATGCGTGTACATAATGAAGTGGGTGATGTTGTCAAATGCCATTCACATCCTCCTTTCAGGGatggaaagggaaaaggaaaaataagacgACGTATATCCTATACCGAAAAATTAAGCAAAACGGAAAGTAGATCAATACCTACAAGTGACAGCAGTAACCTCATTGAGGGAACTGAAAGCAATTCCAAGCCTCCTGAGCTTCACACAATTTACTGTACCTTACCAAGAAAATCAGCTAGTTTTCTCATCAATAACAGGAAGTCTGAAAGTAAGATAATGCCTTCTTCGTTTAGGAATGAGCCACTTGCATTCCAAATCAAAAATGATGTGGAAGATCCAGTAGGGAAGTACACATCAAACAAATTCAGTCCCAGTTCTTGTGAGTCAGAGAGCAAATGTTCCAGAGTAGTTTCAGACTCAGTCTCAGTACCACCTGAAGCCACAGAGGGGATGACAAATATGACAAACATTGGATCTGCTTCTGTTAGAAAAGGACCACTTCAAGTCCTCATCAAGAGGGCTGTGTCATGTCCCTCAGGGGTGCCATATGCCTCAACTGGaagagatgaaagagaagaaggtTTAGTCTCAGGTACAGATGCTTCTACTATAACAGTAAAGCCTTGGGAGAGACTCATTAACCCTCTGGGAAGTGACTCATCTGTTCGGGAGTGTTCTTTAAGCAACAGACACCACCAGAAGGAATACTTTCAAGAATGCACTGAAAAGAATGGTAGAATTTCTGCCTCCAGGACAGGTATGTTTTCCCATCCAAATGAACACCCTTTACCTTTTTCTGCAGATTTGTCAGGCAAAGAAAGTGGGAAAACATTACATAAATTTAAGACTACTagtatgttttctgtttctggtGATGAAGATAATGTGAAATGTCTTGAGGTGATTTCAATATATTATACTCTACCAAGGAAACACAGCAAAAAATTCTGTAACCTTCTTCAAAAGTATACACAAAATATCGATTCACTTACAGAATCAACTAAAGTGGGGACTAAAACATCTCCTAATGCTTTAGAAAAAGACAAAGTAAATTGTTCTACACAAGAGCAGTCAGGAACACCTTCATCTAAAGATCTAAAGATGCAGGTCAGCTCTGCTCAGGAGAACAGCCATCTTTCTCACACCACTGAAAATATGACTGGTTTACAATTACCGAGTTTTGGGTCCTCAGAACCTACATTACAGGAAGTTGCTTCTATTGAAGCAGATGTTTCTCTTCATAAAGGAGAACCTAAATCTAGAGAGATTTCCCCACACAACTTAGCTAAAACACCTTTATGTGATTCacaaagtgaaaaagagaaagggaaaaaattgcGAAGTGAAACCCTGTATACTTCACCAatgcttcaggaaaaaaaagttacaagagAGAAATCTGAAAATTGTCAGCAATCCATTAAATCAGGTAACAGTGATTTTTCTAACCTCCCAGCCAATTCAGAAGAGAATGTTGAAAATTCCCAAATCATTAGAAGTTCTGGGGAGTGTACAAGTAGTGCTATAGCCATTACAGCTACTGGAAGTCTTCAGAAAGATATAACAGGCATAGCTATAGATGATAGCTCCAATGGATTGCAGCCTGGGGAAGTAAGAGGGGAAATTAGAAAAGATTTCCCAAAAAACCCTGATAAACCACTTTCTGACTCAGAAAGCCAAGTCTTTGCTCTTACTCCAGCCTTGCATAAACTACAGCTTGATGAGAAGACTTGTTCAAGTGAACAAGATTTAGACAGTTTGCAGTCTGAACCCAGAGAACTACCTCAAAGAAGTCAGGAGGTAAATATGACAGAGAGCAAGGCTAAAGATGAGATGCAGGAGTTGGCATGGAATCAACCTTCACTTCCTGAAGgaagtaataaaagtaaaaaaagctTGGATGAcctagaaaaagggaaaaacagatcTTCAGTTAAACACAGATTGGCAGTTATgtccaaagcaagcagaaaattTCCAGCTGAAGATTTATACCCCAGAAGACATGTAACTATCTTTCCTCAAAGTGGGAACAGTTCTGGCTTTAGCACCTTATCCCTTGGCACACCAGAGTGCAACCCACACTCCCCTGTGCCTACTTTAAAGTCCACAGAGTCCACAGATGAAAGCAGGTTAAGTAATGATGGAGTAAATGTGGAGAAATCCGAGGACCCTCTCCAGGTTACTGCAGTAACCAACAGAGAAACTTCTACACACTTAAGCAATCAGAAGTCTAACAACATTTCACAGCCATATCAAAAcgagtttaaaaaaatctcagaatcACAACTAAAGTATGAGAATTCTAAGGATGTGACAGTAGCTCAGATTTTGGAAAGAGAGTCAGAAGCCCTGGCCCAACCCTCATTGATCAGCCTCAGGGAAGCAGACTTCCCTGACCATCGGAGGGGGCTGAACCCTCCTTTTCAATTGGAGCCTGCAGAGAAATCTACAGTAAGCATGCCACTGGCCAGTTTTCAGCAACAACAAAGGAGTGCTTCATCTCTGGAGTGGGAACCTGAGCCACACCCCTATTgtttaaagagtttaaaaagcATCAATGTGCACCGTGCTCTACTACAAAAAAGTCACCCTCCAAAAGTCAGAGAGCGTCATTTTTCTGAAAGTACTTCTATTGACAATGCCCTGAGTCAACGGACCCTTGGGAATGAATTCTCTAACAACAGTGGGTACAGTCGAAGATTCAAATCTTTTTCTGAACTTCCCTCCTGTGATGAAAATGAAAGTTGGGCTTTGTACAACAGCAGGCCAAAAATGGGTCCTAGGTCTGCAACATCTATATCCAGACCTATTGACTATGGGATATTTGGGAAAGAACAACAACTGGCTTTCTTGGCGAATGTAAAGAGGTCACTCACACAAGGAAGATTATGGAAACCAAGTTTTCTTAAGAACCCTGGCTTCCTGAAAGATGATGTAGTTAACACTGCTAACCCAACAGAGTCATCAAGTTCTAATTCTCCTAGTAATCAGATGCCAGAAGGTGGCTTATCTCTAAGTGCACCACTTAATATCTATGAAGATGATCCAGTAGACTCGGATTGTGACACAGACACAACCACGGATGACGAATACTACCTGGATGAAAATGACAAAGAGTCAGAACTGTGA